Proteins encoded together in one Gadus chalcogrammus isolate NIFS_2021 chromosome 18, NIFS_Gcha_1.0, whole genome shotgun sequence window:
- the galk1 gene encoding galactokinase: protein MATPVPAVRDVVTEARRLYEQSFGSSPEVVVCAPGRVNLIGEHTDYNDGFVLPMALALVTVVVGSPDPSQAVTVVTANKDVEEPRRVDFYLPNDGSTLSPGQPGWANYVKGVVQHYRASPLPGFKAVIASTVPLGGGLSSSASLEVAMYTFLQQLQPDDGDKVAKAVACQQAEHSHAGVPCGIMDQLVSVLGQEAHALLIDCRSMEATLVPLSDPSVVILITNSNVRHKLTGSEYPTRRKQCMEAAAILGKRSLRDATLQDLEDARGRMDQVTYRRALHVIQEIQRTVQGAEALKRGLYEEFGKLMVDSHNSLRDLYEVSCRELDELVSAAMEVKGVYGSRMTGGGFGGCTVTLLQAHVVDRAILHMQERYSGTPTFYVTTPSEGARVLSLS from the exons ATGGCCACTCCGGTTCCAGCTGTTCGTGATGTTGTGACAGAGGCCCGTCGACTGTACGAGCAGAGTTTTGGCTCTAGTCCCGAGGTAGTGGTGTGTGCCCCCGGCAGAGTCAATCTAATTGGCGAGCACACCGACTACAATGATGGATTCGTACTACCAATG GCCCTTGCCCTGGTGACGGTTGTTGTCGGAAGCCCAGACCCTAGCCAAGCTGTCACCGTAGTAACGGCAAATAAGGATGTTGAGGAGCCCAGGAGAGTCGATTTCTACTTGCCCAATGACGGCTCGACGCTGTCTCCAGGACAACCAGGATGGGCTAACTACGTCAAGGGTGTTGTGCAACATTATAGGG CCTCACCTCTGCCGGGGTTCAAGGCTGTGATTGCCAGCACCGTGCCGCTGGGAGGCGGTTTGTCCAGCTCCGCCTCTCTGGAAGTGGCTATGTACAccttcctccagcagctccagccaG ACGACGGAGACAAGGTGGCGAAGGCCGTGGCTTGTCAGCAGGCCGAGCACTCGCACGCTGGTGTCCCCTGTGGCATCATGGACCAGCTCGTGTCTGTGCTGGGCCAGGAGGCTCACGCCTTGCTGATTGACTGCAG GTCCATGGAGGCTACCCTGGTTCCACTGTCTGACCCCAGCGTGGTCATCCTCATCACCAACTCCAACGTCAGGCACAAGCTGACCGGCAGCGAGTATCCAACCAGACGCAAACAATGCATGGAAGCCGCCGCCATCCTGGGCAAGCGTAGTCTCCGGGACGCTACCCTGCAAGACCTGGAGG ACGCCAGGGGCCGCATGGACCAGGTGACCTATAGAAGAGCTCTCCACGTGATCCAGGAGATCCAGAGGACGGTCCAAGGGGCCGAAGCTCTCAAGAGGGGCTTATACGAAGAATTTGGCAAGCTGATGGTGGACAGCCACAACTCACTCAG GGACCTTTATGAGGTGAGTTGCAGGGAGCTGGATGAGCTGGTGTCGGCAGCCATGGAGGTGAAAGGAGTGTATGGCAGCCGAATGACAGGAGGGGGCTTTGGTGGCTGCACTGTAACCCTACTGCAGGCCCACGTTGTTGATAGGGCGATACTACACATGCAG GAACGGTACAGTGGAACCCCAACTTTCTACGTCACTACCCCTTCCGAGGGAGCCCGTGTTCTGAGCCTGTCCTGA
- the LOC130371105 gene encoding BTB/POZ domain-containing protein KCTD21-like, with protein MLNLNSTESNNSDCLRDPVSLNVGGELYTTTLDTLTRCRDSMLGAMFSGQIAPLRDRRGNVFIDRDGKVFRHILNYLRSSSLDLPDVYSELPLLRREADFFQIRPLLEEITRCEASAPLSIRGGPLGAMLMVDVDCKVRVLHFNLRRGPENYELRTCSVRVFTANLFCTWRAFVGMLCERFSYRTSQGFSSLHPSNPGQNRLKLEWVPRPEELPQDQYNKQRYRALTIFLPEVEQVPPDDIMDTRHSQQEIRDMQGFVEELLSLSLAEGFKVDLVTPDPKDILNCNSLRLVKG; from the exons ATGCTGAACCTTAACTCGACCGAGAGCAACAACAGTGACTGTCTGCGCGACCCGGTGTCGCTCAACGTCGGCGGGGAGCTTTACACCACCACTTTGGACACGCTCACCCGCTGCCGCGACTCCATGCTCGGGGCCATGTTCAGCGGTCAGAtcgccccgctgagggaccggCGGGGGAACGTTTTCATCGACCGCGACGGGAAAGTGTTCCGGCACATTCTCAATTATCTGCGCTCCAGCTCCCTGGATCTGCCCGACGTGTATTCTGAGCTGCCGCTGTTGCGGCGCGAGGCCGACTTCTTTCAGAtacgccccctgctggaggagATCACACGCTGCGAGGCGTCTGCGCCTCTCAGCATTCGAGGGGGGCCCCTAGGGGCCATGCTGATGGTGGATGTTGactgcaag GTGCGTGTGCTGCACTTTAACTTACGCAGAGGGCCCGAGAACTACGAGCTCCGCACGTGCTCTGTGCGCGTCTTCACCGCAAACCTCTTTTGCACCTGGAGGGCCTTCGTGGGGATGCTTTGCGAGCGCTTTTCTTACCGCACGTCCCAGGGGTTCAGCTCCCTGCATCCTTCAAACCCTGGCCAAAACCGGCTGAAACTGGAATGGGTGCCCAGGCCCGAggagctgccccaggaccagtaCAACAAGCAGCGTTACCGCGCACTCACCATTTTCCTCCCGGAGGTCGAACAGGTGCCGCCTGATGACATCATGGACACGCGACACAGCCAGCAGGAGATTCGCGACATGCAGGGTTTTGTGGAAGAACTGCTGTCGTTGTCCCTGGCCGAAGGGTTCAAGGTCGAtttggtgacccctgacccaaaGGACATTCTCAACTGCAACTCTCTTCGTTTGGTTAAAGGCTGA
- the lrrc45 gene encoding leucine-rich repeat-containing protein 45, with amino-acid sequence MEDFRRTFVRVCKEAGVEPQESVLARLLQERRGGGGGGACLDLSGQSLSADTCLALGRVFQNDSVFTEVSLSDCMLSEEGAKGLLSGFFTNTTIKVLDLKGNNLRSAGAEALGKLLARNKTIQRLVLEWNALGMWDEAFSLLCEGLAANASLTQLDLRNNQITHQGASELASVLKRNGALEVLDLRWNNMGLLGGRSLLDSLQQNQTLVQLEMAGNNVPSDTLKALEQATGHNSDKRSLRTEGRSRTKVLSKEINTLKQEKGRQYLSLMETIDRQRDELGRSNRSTSVHVGKLQEALDERKSTVIAITAKLQMVEAALALSEQKQQDLGEMLTRVRAEKEEQRGRQAKERKKDQEDGVLREGKLLRDMQNMTDSNTEFRNKVEEQERRCKSQQQQIFELKQELTNSTAELKLRLVQAEDRLEMEKRRSKQALEDMDALRQKEVEHMNRHLEESERALQDRIFKLENQRIQLEEELSRSKAGSVTQRAEAEEELSRVRAQVRLEEREQVASLEEKLRAVRQSRQEVQNQCTQQKQTVAELQAKQGQQRLETDGLRRRVEELQQELSGKDQERVAEVSRVRVELQEQTGHLQAERATNGSLKEKISALEREMKALSSSHREALLDKESESSSLLERLRLRDAEIQRMREDEAQRASYLHSAVLAYVQGSPLGHYSSPKK; translated from the exons ATGGAGGACTTCCGGCGGAcattcgtgcgtgtgtgtaaagagGCGGGTGTGGAGCCCCAGGAGTCCGTCCTGGCCCGGCTCCTCCAGGAGCGacgaggcggcggcggtgggggggcCTGCCTGGACCTTAGCGGGCAGAGCCTCTCGGCAGACACCTGCCTGGCACTGGGCCGGGTGTTCCAGAACGACAGCGTGTTCACCGAGGTCTCGCTCAGCGACTGCATGCTCAGCGAGGAAG GTGCTAAAGGCCTACTGAGTGGATTCTTCACCAATACCACTATTAAAGTATTGGATCTGAAG GGGAATAACCTGAGGTCAGCTGGTGCTGAGGCCTTGGGGAAATTATTGGCAAGAAACAAGACCATTCAAAG GCTGGTGCTGGAGTGGAACGCCCTGGGCATGTGGGACGAAGCCTTCTCCCTGCTCTGCGAGGGCCTGGCCGCCAACGCATCTCTGACCCAGCTGGACCTGCGCAACAACCAGATCACCCACCAGGGGGCCTCGGAGCTGGCGTCGGTGCTGAAGAGGAACGGCGCCCTGGAAGTGTTAG ATCTCCGGTGGAACAACATGGGTCTACTGGGGGGCCGGTCTCTCCTGGACTCTCTGCAGCAGAACCAGACCCTGGTGCAGCTGGAGATGGCAGGAAACAACGTACCGAGCGACACTCTCAAAGCCCTCG AGCAGGCCACGGGCCACAACTCAGACAAGAGGTCGCTGCGCACCGAGGGACGCAGCAGGACCAAGGTGCTCAGCAAGGAGATCAACACCCTGAAGCAGGAGAAGGGGCGGCAG TATCTAAGCCTGATGGAGACGATCGACCGACAGAGAGACGAGTTGGGGCGCTCCAACAG GTCTACCTCCGTACACGTCGGCAAACTGCAAGAAGCTCTGGATGAGAGGAAGTCCACTGTCATCGCAATCACAGCCAA gctgCAGATGGTGGAGGCCGCCCTGGCGCTGTCGGAGCAGAAGCAGCAGGACCTGGGGGAGATGCTGACCCGGGTCCgggcggagaaggaggagcagcgggggcggcaggccaaggagaggaagaaggaccAAGAG GACGGCGTTCTCCGGGAGGGCAAACTGCTCCGAGACATGCAGAACATGACGGACTCCAACACAGAATTCAGGAATAAG gtggaggagcaggagcgcaGATGTAAatctcagcagcagcagatctTTGAGCTCAAGCAAGAACTGACCAACAGCACGGCTGAGCTGAAGCTACGGCTGGTGCAGGCAGAAG ACCGGTTGGAGATGGAGAAGAGGCGGTCTAAACAAGCTCTGGAGGATATGGACGCTCTGCGACAAAAAGAG GTGGAGCACATGAATCGCCacctggaggagagcgagagagccctGCAGGACCGCATCTTCAAGCTGGAGAACCAGAGGATCCAACTAGAAGag GAGCTGAGCAGGTCGAAGGCGGGGAGCGTGACCCAGAGGGCTGAGGCCGAGGAGGAGCTGAGCCGAGTGCGGGCTCAGGTCCGCCTGGAGGAG CGGGAGCAGGTAGCGTCTCTGGAGGAGAAGCTGCGTGCGGTGCGGCAGTCCCGCCAGGAGGTCCAGAACCAGTGCACCCAGCAGAAGCAGACGGTCGCTGAGCTGCAGGCCAAGCAGGGGCAGCAGCGGCTGGAGACGGACGGCCTCCGCcgcagggtggaggagctgcagcag GAGCTGTCGGGTAAGGACCAGGAGCGGGTGGCGGAGGTGAGCCGGGTGAGGGTGGAGCTCCAGGAGCAGACGGGACACCTGCAGGCGGAGAGGGCCACCAACGGAAGCCTGAAGGAGAAGATCAGcgccctggagagagagatgaagg CTCTGTCGAGCAGCCACCGGGAGGCGCTGCTggacaaagagagtgagagcagcTCTTTGCTGGAGCGGCTGCGCCTGCGGGACGCGGAGATCCAGCGGATGCGGGAGGACGAGGCGCAGCGGGCCAGCTACCTGCACAGCGCGGTGCTCGCCTACGTCCAGGGCTCGCCGCTGGGCCACTACAGCAGCCCCAAGAAATGA